From the genome of Lotus japonicus ecotype B-129 chromosome 6, LjGifu_v1.2, one region includes:
- the LOC130723201 gene encoding pentatricopeptide repeat-containing protein At4g30825, chloroplastic yields the protein MASLRFPISLDAFDSKPSLPSLSTYLHANAGPRPFKTNPPLRASKNLRNPNTQKLTSAAKTISPPNTEKLNTDVVDLANLGSLELSTDQCNVILKRLENDDAAKTLSFFSWMRSAGKVERNADAYNAAIRALCKSLDWEGAEKLVQEMRASFGSEMSYRVFNTVIYACSKRGLVGLGAKWFRLMLEYGVVPNAATFGMLMGLYRKGWNVDEAEFAISKMRQFGVVCEAANSSMITIYTRMGLYEKAEGVVELMEKEGLVLNFENWLVILNLFCQQGKMGEAEGVLVSMEEAGFCANVIAFNTMITGYGKASKMDAAQGLFLRMKEEGVVGLDPDETTYRSMVEGWGRAGNYEQARWHYKELRRLGYKPSSSNLYTMMKLQAEHGDEEGAVGTLDDMLHCGCHCSSVIGTVLRVYESVGKINKVPFLLKGSLYQHVLVSQGSCSTVVMAYVKHGLVEDALRVLGDKKWQDRHYEDNLYHLLICSCKEGGLLQDAVRIYNQMPKSVDKPNQHIMCTMIDIYSVMGLFKEAEMLYLKLKSSGVSLDMIAFSIVVRMYVKSGSLEDACSVLDAIEKRPDIVPDQFLLRDMLRIYQRCNMVDKLAGMYYKISKDRVNWDQELYSCVLNCCSQALPVDELSRLFDEMLQRGFAPNTITYNVMLDVFGKAKLFRKVRRLYFMAKKQGLVDVITYNTIIAAYGKNKDFKNMSSTVQKMQFDGFSVSLEAYNSMLNAYGKDGQVETFRSVLQQMKESNCASDHYTYNTMINIYGEQGWIEEVGGVLAELKEYGLRPDLCSYNTLIKAYGIAGMVEDAVGLIKEMRKNGIEPDKKTYINLITALRRNDKFLEAVKWSLWMKQLKL from the coding sequence ATGGCCTCCCTCAGATTCCCCATCTCTCTCGACGCTTTCGATTCAAAGCCCTCCCTCCCATCCCTCTCCACCTACCTCCACGCCAACGCCGGACCCCGCCCCTTTAAAACCAACCCTCCGCTTCGTGCTTCCAAGAACCTCCGCAACCCCAACACACAAAAACTCACCTCCGCCGCCAAAACCATCTCTCCGCCAAACACGGAGAAACTCAACACTGACGTAGTAGACCTCGCTAACCTCGGCAGCCTCGAACTCAGCACCGACCAATGCAACGTCATCCTCAAACGCCTCGAAAACGATGACGCCGCCAAAACGCTGTCGTTTTTCAGCTGGATGAGGAGCGCCGGGAAGGTGGAACGCAACGCCGATGCTTACAACGCTGCGATTCGAGCTCTGTGCAAGAGCCTGGACTGGGAAGGAGCAGAGAAGCTGGTTCAGGAAATGCGCGCCAGTTTCGGTTCGGAGATGAGTTACCGCGTTTTCAACACTGTGATCTACGCTtgttccaaacggggcctagtGGGGTTGGGTGCGAAATGGTTCCGTTTGATGTTGGAATACGGCGTCGTTCCGAATGCGGCGACGTTCGGGATGCTGATGGGGCTTTACCGGAAGGGGTGGAATGTGGATGAAGCTGAATTTGCCATCTCGAAGATGAGGCAGTTTGGGGTTGTTTGCGAAGCGGCGAATTCTTCGATGATAACGATTTATACTAGAATGGGGTTGTATGAGAAGGCTGAAGGGGTGGTTGAGTTGATGGAGAAAGAAGGGTTGGTTCTGAATTTTGAGAATTGGTTGGTGATTTTGAATTTGTTTTGTCAGCAAGGGAAAATGGGGGAAGCTGAGGGGGTTTTGGTGTCAATGGAGGAAGCAGGGTTTTGTGCCAATGTGATTGCTTTTAACACTATGATAACTGGGTATGGGAAGGCATCGAAAATGGATGCTGCTCAGGGATTGTTTTTGAGGATGAAGGAAGAGGGTGTTGTTGGGTTGGATCCTGATGAGACCACTTACCGTTCCATGGTTGAAGGTTGGGGAAGGGCTGGGAATTATGAACAGGCTAGGTGGCACTACAAGGAGCTCAGACGGTTGGGTTACAAGCCGAGTTCGTCTAACTTGTACACGATGATGAAGTTGCAAGCTGAGCATGGAGATGAGGAGGGTGCTGTTGGAACACTGGATGATATGTTGCATTGTGGTTGCCATTGTTCTTCTGTTATTGGTACGGTTTTGCGTGTTTATGAAAGTGTTGGAAAGATTAACAAGGTGCCTTTTTTGCTCAAGGGGTCGCTTTATCAGCATGTTTTGGTTAGCCAGGGTTCTTGCTCCACTGTGGTCATGGCTTATGTGAAGCATGGGTTGGTGGAAGATGCTTTGAGAGTGTTGGGTGACAAGAAGTGGCAGGATAGGCATTATGAGGACAACTTGTATCATCTTTTGATTTGCTCCTGCAAAGAGGGGGGTTTGCTGCAGGATGCTGTTAGGATATACAATCAGATGCCGAAGAGCGTTGACAAGCCAAACCAGCACATCATGTGCACCATGATTGACATTTACAGTGTGATGGGCCTCTTCAAGGAAGCAGAGATGTTGTATCTCAAGTTGAAGTCCTCAGGAGTTTCCTTGGATATGATTGCCTTCAGCATTGTTGTGAGAATGTATGTGAAATCTGGATCTTTGGAAGATGCTTGTTCTGTATTGGATGCAATTGAGAAGCGACCGGATATCGTTCCTGACCAGTTTTTGTTGCGTGATATGTTGAGAATTTATCAAAGGTGTAACATGGTGGATAAATTAGCTGGTATGTACTACAAAATTTCCAAAGATAGAGTGAATTGGGACCAGGAACTATATAGTTGTGTCCTGAACTGCTGTTCTCAGGCTCTGCCAGTTGATGAGCTTTCCAGGCTTTTTGATGAGATGCTACAGCGTGGATTCGCACCTAACACAATTACCTATAATGTCATGCTTGATGTTTTTGGAAAAGCCAAGCTTTTCAGGAAGGTTAGAAGGTTGTACTTCATGGCTAAGAAACAAGGTCTGGTTGATGTGATCACTTACAATACAATAATAGCTGCATatgggaaaaataaagacttcAAGAACATGTCATCAACTGTTCAGAAGATGCAATTTGATGGGTTTTCAGTTTCCCTTGAAGCCTACAATTCAATGCTGAATGCTTATGGAAAAGATGGCCAAGTGGAGACATTTAGATCTGTGTTGCAACAGATGAAGGAATCAAATTGTGCCTCTGACCACTACACATACAACACCATGATCAATATCTATGGAGAACAAGGATGGATTGAGGAAGTCGGTGGCGTGCTTGCAGAATTGAAAGAATATGGTCTGAGACCTGATTTGTGCAGCTATAACACGTTGATCAAGGCGTATGGAATTGCAGGCATGGTTGAAGATGCTGTAGGCTTGATCaaggaaatgagaaaaaatggaATAGAACCTGACAAGAAAACCTACATTAATCTAATCACTGCACTGCGGCGAAATGACAAATTTTTAGAAGCTGTTAAATGGTCGTTATGGATGAAACAGTTGAAGTTATGA